In one Colletotrichum destructivum chromosome 2, complete sequence genomic region, the following are encoded:
- a CDS encoding Putative tetratricopeptide-like helical domain superfamily, translating to MAAVTEQFTQHLSAAYKYGGESLWEFAYKELDEAGALCDDASLSDDERQSCHRRFLLQKGAIERRQGDFAEAIRTLEHAISEYGTYDLEHARMLGELGTAFQRQDSFERADELYAEQHALAIKLAAEAKDQRSVWRAEALAARAIGYRGIMAYMLNVPDLEDNGRTNHEGLSDAINKSMQRVASTRTLLRAIANEDAAFQHEVKATTCICVALDRLSLCYGASGNTAEAVKWARETVAEGKAFDPTIQAFGRFFLGLALQRNGDLEEAMQQWTRHGKGDLETAAIALCRQPSSETLGYMKQLVKYQVPLDHYNEQGYSPLDYAIMGGSETMGALVMQGLRQEYLRNGFTPDETEVLIEMRKTEADRRKEYRSIFQKSFRPLLRTSAAETAKSSSDDQEVSSRAEQCIIRLRQEYSRLLVEQEITRSIFDDFKYIELSDFRSLTRLPQPGSLEDMNTMAESVQQFGNILEKQRNGSPFVVFLSYRWLGNGKPDDDQGTQLARMNAALSQFLATHPWLSEDRVAVWLDVGCIHQLDPDIR from the exons ATGGCAGCCGTAACTGAGCAATTTACACAGCACCTGAGCGCAGCCTACAAATACGGCGGTGAATCACTGTGGGAGTTCGCATACAAGGAGCTTGACGAAGCGGGAGCATTATGCGACGATGCCTCGCTATCCGACGATGAGCGGCAGTCCTGCCACAGGCGGTTCCTGCTTCAAAAAGGCGCCATCGAGCGCAGGCAGGGCGACTTCGCAGAAGCAATAAGAACGCTAGAGCACGCCATCAGCGAGTATGGCACCTACGATCTGGAGCACGCGCGGATGCTCGGTGAACTTGGCACTGCCTTCCAGCGACAGGATTCATTCGAGCGTGCAGACGAGCTGTATGCCGAACAGCATGCACTCGCGATCAAACTGGCCGCTGAAGCGAAGGACCAGCGGTCTGTTTGGCGTGCCGAAGCTCTTGCCGCAAGAGCAATCGGCTATCGTGGCATCATGGCTTACATGTTGAACGTCCCAGATCTTGAAGACAATGGTCGGACGAACCACGAAGGCCTGAGCGATGCGATCAACAAGAGCATGCAGCGCGTGGCGAGTACGCGAACGCTGTTGCGGGCTATCGCCAACGAAGATGCTGCGTTCCAGCATGAAGTCAAAGCGACGACTTGCATCTGCGTTGCATTGGATCGTCTCTCGCTTTGCTATGGAGCTTCTGGCAACACAGCAGAGGCTGTCAAATGGGCACGGGAAACTGTGGCGGAGGGCAAAGCCTTTGATCCCACCATACAGGCTTTCGGCAGATTTTTTCTTGGTCTGGCCCTGCAGCGAAACGGGGATCTGGAGGAAGCCATGCAGCAATGGACTAGGCATGGAAAGGGTGATCTCGAGACAGCCGCCATTGCTTTGTGCCGTCAGCCTTCTAGCGAAACGTTGGGTTATATGAAACAGCTTGTGAAGTACCAAGTCCCATTGGATCATTACAACGAACAAGGGTACAGTCCTCTAGACTACGCCATCATGGGCGGTAGCGAGACCATGGGAGCGCTCGTTATGCAAGGTCTTCGTCAGGAGTATCTGAGGAATGGGTTCACACCAGACGAGACGGAGGTTCTGATTGAGATGCGCAAAACTGAGGCCGATCGCAGGAAGGAGTATCGATCGATATTTCAAAAATCTTTCCGTCCGTTGCTCAGAACCAGTGCTGCCGAGACAGCAAAGAGCTCTTCGGACGATCAAGAGGTCTCTAGTCGAGCTGAGCAGTGCATAATCCGTCTGCGGCAAGAGTATTCCAGGCTACTCGTTGAGCAAGAGATCACGCGATCGATATTTGACGACTTCAAGTACATCGAGCTATCCGACTTTCGGTCACTGACTAGGCTGCCGCAGCCTGGCAGCTTGGAGGACATGAACACAATGGCAGAATCTGTCCAGCAGTTTGGAAACATTCTTGAAAAGCAGCGGAACGGAAGCCCATTCGTAGTTTTCCTATCATACCGATGGCTAGGCAATGGAAAGCCGGATGATGATCAAGGAACTCAGCTCGCTCGGATGAACGCAGCCTTGAGCCAATTTCTGGCAACCCATCCCTGGCTGAGCGAAGACCGAGTGGCTGTCTGGCTA GACGTCGGCTGCATACACCAACTCGACCCAGACATCAGATAA
- a CDS encoding Putative alpha/beta hydrolase-1: protein MKTVGGGIVAISLAHAMTATAQNLSYGADNFYQSSVVTVQPITFQSQYNTTVAANLFTHNDLNLTANNSAIVVGHPMGAVKEQSANLYATKLAEQGFVTISLDLPHWGGSEGTPRNAVSAELYADAFSAAVDYLITQDFVDSERIGALGICGSGSFVISAAKIDPRIKAIATSSMYDMGSATRNGLRKSVSIEQRKELIAAAIRQRSIEKGGGEVQYTGGTPHEITEESTAVDREFFDYYRTPRGEFTPEGSSPNLTTHPTLSSVTKFMNFYPFNDIETISPRALLFVSGDQAHSREFSEDAYARAAEPKELIWIPGAGHVDLYDRVELIPFAKFTQFFQKNLDGN from the coding sequence ATGAAGACCGTCGGAGGGGGCATCGTCGCGATCAGTCTGGCCCACGCAATGACGGCTACTGCACAGAACTTGTCCTACGGAGCCGACAACTTCTACCAAAGCAGTGTCGTTACAGTCCAGCCCATCACCTTCCAGAGTCAATACAACACGACCGTCGCTGCCAACTTATTTACCCACAACGACCTCAACCTCACCGCGAACAACTCGGCCATAGTGGTCGGTCACCCCATGGGCGCAGTCAAAGAGCAAAGCGCGAATCTCTATGCCACAAAGCTTGCTGAACAGGGCTTCGTCACCATCTCTCTCGACCTTCCCCACtggggcggcagcgagggTACGCCGCGCAACGCCGTGTCAGCTGAGCTCTACGCCGATGCCTTCAGCGCCGCGGTCGACTACCTAATCACCCAGGACTTCGTCGACAGCGAACGcatcggcgccctcggcatctgcGGTAGTGGCTCTTTTGTGATCAGTGCCGCCAAGATCGACCCGCgcatcaaggccatcgcGACCTCGAGCATGTACGACATGGGATCCGCCACCCGCAACGGGCTACGGAAGTCCGTCTCCATCGAGCAGCGCAAGGAACTCATAGCCGCAGCGATCCGACAACGTTCGATCGAGAAGGGTGGCGGTGAGGTGCAGTACACTGGTGGCACGCCACACGAGATCACGGAGGAGTCAACTGCGGTCGACCGCGAGTTCTTTGACTATTACCGTACCCCGCGCGGAGAGTTTACCCCTGAGGGCTCTTCGCCTAACCTGACGACGCACCCCACGCTATCAAGCGTCACTAAGTTCATGAACTTTTACCCGTTCAACGACATCGAGACCATCTCGCCGCGAGCCTTGCTGTTCGTCTCGGGCGACCAGGCGCACTCGCGTGAATTCAGCGAGGACGCTTATGCGCGTGCGGCCGAGCCGAAGGAGCTGATCTGGATCCCGGGTGCCGGCCACGTCGATCTTTACGACCGTGTAGAACTCATCCCGTTTGCCAAGTTCACGCAGTTCTTCCAGAAGAATCTGGACGGGAACTGA